The following is a genomic window from Doryrhamphus excisus isolate RoL2022-K1 chromosome 3, RoL_Dexc_1.0, whole genome shotgun sequence.
TCCTTAAAGGGGCGGAGCTTCTAAGGGAGATGACACAACTTTGTTATAGGGAGCGACGTACCTTCTGTGTCCAGGCGgctgttaccatggtgacaTACTGTCGCAGAGGAGAGGTACACATGCATATCAAACGCACACGTATACATCCACGTTGATAAGTGTGTTATGTTTTCAGGAAGAACACTGCATCTTTTGGACTGACACTTCTTCAAGCATTCCCCCCTCATCCTCGCCACCCACCTCATCGTCCCGCCCACTGCTGTCCCCCAGTGCCAGGTATTTACTAATCAATTTCAACTCCAGACTTTGTCATCAGTAATAGTTTATGTGTGTACACAGTAGGCCGTTTAAGAGGAAGTTGCTGTTGCACTCGGACTCTCCAAAAAAGGGGTGAGGCTTGGCCACTCCCACTCATTAATTAATGCATGTTAAGATGTCATCGTTGATTGATGTCACTCTCTGTCTGCAGACCGCCTCAAGCCACCTTACAAGCGGAGCCCAGCAACAAAACAGGTACGTGCGTGAATGCGTGTATGTGCGTTGTAACCATCGCGCCCTCCTATGGAGGTaacgaggctacaacgcaaacAAGAAGGTCGCGAGGGGGGGGGCGGATAtcagctgtaagaaaaaaaaggaaacactgTCGAAAAATGCTTGGTTGCCACCACCACGGCAGTTTAATCACTCCAAACCAAACCCCACATATCATCCCCTCCCTaaccaaggaaggaaggaaggaattctTAAcctaggaaggaaggaaggaaggaaggaattcttaaccaaggaaggaaggaagtaagaaaggaaagaaggaaggaattcTTAACCTAGGaaagaaggagggagggagagagggaggaaggaaggaaggaacttaacctaggaaggaaggaaggaaggaaggaggcagggagggagggagggagggagggaattCTTAAcctaggaaggaaggatgaaaggaaggaaggatggaaggaaggaaggaaggaattctTAAcctaggaaggaaggagggagggagtgagggaggaaggaaggaaggaattctTAACCTAGGAagaaaaggagggagggagagagggaggaaggaaagaaggaaggaattcTTAACctaggagggagggagggaaggaaggaaggaaggaaggaaggaaggaaggaaggaaggaaggaaggaaggaaggaaggaaggaaggaaggaaggaaggaaggaaggaaggaaggaaggaaggaaggaaggaaggagagagggaggggggaaggagggagagaggggggaaggaaggaatgaaggaattcTTAAccaaggaaggagggaaggaggaagggagagagggaggaaggaaagaaggaaggaattcTTAAcctaggaaggaaggagggagggaaggaaggaaggaattctTAACctaggaaggagggagggagggaaggaaggaattcTTAAcctaggaaggaaggagggagggagggagggagggagggagggagggaattTCTTTGCAGATGATGAGGATGCATGATTACAAAGATGGCGCACGTATATATAGCATGTATGGAACTCCTGTACCTGTTCCCCAGTACATAGATTATGACAGTAGTTTTCTTACAGCTGAGTCTAATATAGTAGTGCCGCACCtatggaccccactacctcTGCTGATGGACTTCTGTGGCCATGACAGCGTGAACATGCTAAACTGTGTTGTCGTACAGTGGTTCTCTTTGAAGCATCCATGGAGTTTCTCCAAAAGACCAGTGACGACGATGAcgaggacgacgacgacgatgagtCCTCTTTTGTCAGTTGCCCCTCCTGCCCGGATTTCCCGCACATCGCTGTAGAGTCGCTGACAATGCGCTACAACCCCGCCCACAAGGACCAGCAGGCGGATGCCGTCGCCATGGGAGGACGCCCGACCACCAGCGGTGTCACCTTTGACTCACAGGATTACTACACCTTCACGCTCAGAGGTAATACCTCACTTGTGACCCTCTGACCTGTGACGTCACTTGTGACATGTGACTTTTGCGTCAGTTCTGTCAGACGGCGTCGTCGTCTCCGCCATCTTTCTTCCTCAGTCACAGTCTTCCCGCCTCCTGCCGGCTTCCCTCCCCCATGCCAACACCTGGACCTCCATTTTGTCCCATGGAGCCTTTTCTTCACATACACACCCACCCTCGCcaggtgaacacacacacacacacacacacatgcacacaaagcaCGCTGGGATAACAAAGCTTTACCGTGTCGCTGTGCTAGGTGACCTCATTGCCATGGCGCCGCTGCTAGCCAAACAGAGGATGGTGTGCTTATTGGAGGCGTGTCATCTGGGGGGGGACTCCAACGAGGTCATCCTCACTCGAGCGTTCCCGCTGAGCAAATGACGTGAGAACAAACCCCGTTGGTAGTTTGGAGTGTTGGAACACAGTATCTGTGCGAATGTTGAAGTACGACAATCCCGtctttattgcggttaattggttccagaccattCCTTATTTAAAAACGGAATATGTATGCTTCATTTAGGTTAAGAATTTGTTGTAATTtattatgttgaaaaaaaccATGATAGTGTTGAGGgacgactgtgtgtgtgtgtgtgtgtgtgtgtgtgtgtgtgtgctaggcATAAGACGTCTTTTAGCACCATGGTTTGAATGTTCAGTTTTTCGACTGGAAAGTTGTAAAAGGTTGTTGTGACACTCAATGAGTGTGTTGTAatgatgttgtgtttgttgtgcagttgtgcacaaagacaaaaaaagcaataaaatgcATTGTTTATCTTTTTATTGTCTGCGTTTGGTCAGGCTGCGGGTGCACTCAAGCGGGTGGACATACGGGTGGATGAAGTGGCGTGGTCCGGTGCATGGGTCGGTGGGTGAAGGCGTGGTAAAGTGACCAGGTTATGGGGTATCCAGGGGTTATGAGTGAAAGGGGTGTGGCCAGGTGTGGTTTAAGAGGGCGGGGGTTGGGTCAGTCGAAGAGGCGTGGTCAAGTGCTGTGTCGCTGACAGATGAAGTTCAGCTTACTGGAGCAGTGTAGGTCATTGAGGCGGCCGTCGTTATGTACATGAGCGCAGTCCTCGTCTCCGGGTCCGAGGCCATGATGGGTCCAGCTGTCAGGCTGACCGGGTCGCCAGTGCCTGCGATTCATGACGTAAGGTGTATGATTGACCCACTCCCACTTCCCCGTCCTCTCATCGCTCAGTCCAATCCAGTGGAAAAGGCCCGACATGCGTTGGTGGATAAAGTCCTGAGCAAAGGAACATGAGCTTGTTAGTGCCGCCGCCTAGGGTTTTTGTCTTGGTCCCGAGTGACCCACTTACCCACTCAGAGTCAGACAGCAAAATGGCCAAGTGCGACTCATGCCCGTTGCACCAGTCTCTTGCGTCATGCCATGTCAGGAGGTTGCGGCTGAAGAAGTAACAGCTGGAATGGGAGCTCTGCCAGCCAACAGGACAGCAGCCATCCTTCGTGGAACCTGACGTTCCTCACACAGAACCCGTCAAGAAGAGCCACAACgctacatttgtgtgtgtgtgtgtaccattgTTGATGATGCGTTCCATGGAGCATTTGAGTGACGCTACCGTCCTGCTGATGGTGTCTAGAGCGGAAAGCTGCTTCAGAGCCTCCGAGgctgaaaaaaacacaccctCACTGATGTCATATGACTTGGCTCA
Proteins encoded in this region:
- the asgr1a gene encoding asialoglycoprotein receptor 1 isoform X3, with the protein product MTTEYHDDVEEDSRSFWTKDSSLSSRLWSVEKNISNVSQSLQSIQQLAKDGAKDVERLKFAIENNKEEISSASEALKQLSALDTISRTVASLKCSMERIINNGSTKDGCCPVGWQSSHSSCYFFSRNLLTWHDARDWCNGHESHLAILLSDSEWDFIHQRMSGLFHWIGLSDERTGKWEWVNHTPYVMNRRHWRPGQPDSWTHHGLGPGDEDCAHVHNDGRLNDLHCSSKLNFICQRHST
- the asgr1a gene encoding asialoglycoprotein receptor 1 isoform X2 — its product is MTTEYHDDVEEDSRSFWTKGASMLRRCLFPVLTAAAILVLTIVLGASYSSLSSRLWSVEKNISNVSQSLQSIQQLAKDGAKDVERLKFAIENNKEEISSASEALKQLSALDTISRTVASLKCSMERIINNGSTKDGCCPVGWQSSHSSCYFFSRNLLTWHDARDWCNGHESHLAILLSDSEWDFIHQRMSGLFHWIGLSDERTGKWEWVNHTPYVMNRRHWRPGQPDSWTHHGLGPGDEDCAHVHNDGRLNDLHCSSKLNFICQRHST
- the asgr1a gene encoding asialoglycoprotein receptor 1 isoform X1; amino-acid sequence: MTTEYHDDVEEDSRSFWTKDPPRVPRSGASMLRRCLFPVLTAAAILVLTIVLGASYSSLSSRLWSVEKNISNVSQSLQSIQQLAKDGAKDVERLKFAIENNKEEISSASEALKQLSALDTISRTVASLKCSMERIINNGSTKDGCCPVGWQSSHSSCYFFSRNLLTWHDARDWCNGHESHLAILLSDSEWDFIHQRMSGLFHWIGLSDERTGKWEWVNHTPYVMNRRHWRPGQPDSWTHHGLGPGDEDCAHVHNDGRLNDLHCSSKLNFICQRHST